A single Neoarius graeffei isolate fNeoGra1 chromosome 23, fNeoGra1.pri, whole genome shotgun sequence DNA region contains:
- the LOC132871179 gene encoding myosin regulatory light chain 2B, cardiac muscle isoform-like → MSPKKAKKKESASSNVFTMFEQSQIQEFKEAFTIMDQNRDGFIDKNDLRGTFAAVGRLNVGSDELDDMLKEAPGPINFTVFLSMFGEKLKGTDPEENILNAFKIFDPEGTGVLKGDEIKFYLMSQADKFTEAEMTQMLQMFPLDVSGNLDYKNLCYVITHGEEKEQE, encoded by the exons ATG TCACCCAAAAAGGCCAAGAAGAAGGAATCAGCCAGCTCCAATGTGTTCACCATGTTCGAGCAATCTCAGATTCAGGAATTCAAAGAG GCGTTCACCATTATGGACCAGAACAGAGATGGATTCATTGACAAGAATGATCTCAGAGGCACTTTCGCCGCTGTAG GTCGTCTGAACGTAGGGAGTGATGAGCTTGATGACATGCTCAAGGAAGCCCCAGGTCCTATCAACTTCACAGTGTTCCTCAGCATGTTTGGCGAGAAGCTCAAAG GTACTGACCCGGAGGAGAACATTCTGAACGCCTTCAAGATTTTCGACCCAGAGGGAACTGGTGTACTAAAGGGAGATGA GATCAAGTTTTACCTAATGTCTCAAGCAGACAAATTTACAGAAGCTGAG ATGACTCAGATGTTGCAGATGTTCCCTCTGGATGTTTCTGGTAATCTCGACTACAAGAATCTCTGCTATGTGATCACACATGGAGAGGAGAAGGAGCAGGAGTGA